A part of Saccopteryx bilineata isolate mSacBil1 chromosome 8, mSacBil1_pri_phased_curated, whole genome shotgun sequence genomic DNA contains:
- the ZIC4 gene encoding zinc finger protein ZIC 4: protein MRYKTSLVVRKRLRLYRNVLKESSSSSGHHGPQLAAASSPSLFPGLHEQPPQTSASGTLNGLLRLGLPGEMYARPDPFAPGPVARSDALAAAAALHGYGGMNLTVNLAAPHGPGAFFRYMRQPIKQELICKWLAADGPAPPRLCSKTFSTMHELVTHVTVEHVGGPEQANHICFWEECPRQGKPFKAKYKLVNHIRVHTGEKPFPCPFPGCGKVFARSENLKIHKRTHTGEKPFRCEFEGCERRFANSSDRKKHSHVHTSDKPYTCKVRGCDKCYTHPSSLRKHMKVHGRSPPPGSGYDSATPSVLVSPSSDFGRELPGASSAAAAAAAARGPQLSE from the exons ATGAGATACAAGACTTCCTTGGTGGTGAGGAAACGATTGCGACTTTACCGGAATGTTCTGAAAGAGTCAA GTAGTAGCTCCGGACACCATGGCCCCCAGCTCGCTGCAGCCTCCAGCCCCTCGCTGTTCCCTGGCCTTCACGAACAGCCTCCCCAGACTTCCGCCAGCGGCACTCTGAACGGACTCCTGCGCCTGGGGCTCCCCGGAGAAATGTACGCGAGGCCTGACCCCTTCGCGCCGGGACCCGTGGCCCGCAGCGACGCCCTGGCGGCTGCCGCTGCCCTGCACGGCTACGGGGGCATGAACCTGACCGTGAACCTCGCCGCGCCCCACGGTCCCGGCGCCTTCTTCCGCTACATGCGCCAGCCCATCAAACAGGAGCTCATCTGCAAGTGGCTGGCGGCGGACGGCCCCGCGCCTCCGCGCCTCTGCTCCAAAACGTTCAGCACCATGCACGAGCTGGTCACGCACGTCACCGTGGAGCACGTCGGCGGCCCGGAGCAGGCCAACCACATCTGCTTCTGGGAGGAGTGTCCGCGCCAGGGCAAGCCCTTTAAAGCCAAATACAAACTTGTAAATCACATCCGCGTGCACACGGGCGAGAAGCCCTTCCCCTGTCCTTTCCCGGGGTGTGGGAAGGTCTTTGCTAGATCAGAAAATCTCAAAATACACAAAAGAACTCACACAG GGGAGAAGCCCTTCAGGTGCGAGTTCGAGGGCTGCGAGCGGCGCTTCGCCAACAGCAGCGACCGCAAGAAGCACTCGCACGTGCACACGAGCGACAAGCCCTACACGTGCAAAGTGCGCGGCTGCGACAAGTGCTACACGCACCCCAGCTCGCTGCGTAAGCACATGAAGGTGCACGGGCGCTCGCCGCCGCCCGGCTCCGGCTACGACTCGGCCACGCCGTCTGTTCTCGTGTCGCCTTCGTCGGACTTCGGCCGCGAGCTCCCGGGGGCCTCctccgcggcggcggcggcggcggcggcgcgtgGCCCGCAGCTGAGCGAATG A